Sequence from the Drosophila subpulchrella strain 33 F10 #4 breed RU33 chromosome 3R, RU_Dsub_v1.1 Primary Assembly, whole genome shotgun sequence genome:
CAATTTGAGTTAATTGATTGAGTGATAACGGCGGTCAAAAACTGCGTATTACATTTAGCACATACGTCACTAGATCTTGAGTTTGACACTCACAAGTTTAAACATAGATatgaagaaatataaatatatatataaaatacatttgGATAAAATCGTTTTCTCTTCGGGTTCAATAAAAAAGCCCCATACCATatcgttttaatttttagcCAGTCATGATGATTGTTTTCTCCGATTGTGCCAAGCGAATTGTTGCTGTCCAAAGTTCAAGCAAGCGATTTCATTGTAAAAACTGGAAACTGtatgtttaaattaaataaatgttgcTTATTTATTGCTGTCTCTTATGATATACGATATCACACAAAATGTACAGTGGCTACATTGTAAAGAGTAACCGAACTAAAACCTAAGCCGACTTCAAAAGTCCTTTATTTTGGAAAAACGGCAGAAGCTGCGTCATGGCCCTAGCATAAAAGGGATTTATAAAGGTCCTGTAACGGATGGCATCGGCCTCGGGTCCTGGGGCCATCATCATCTTTATGTTGGCGTCCTTGTCAGTGGGCAAAAATGTCGCCACCATCACACCCATAGCGGTTAGGGGTcctataagaaaataataataataataatagtagaggattaaatatcaaattttaACCCAAAAAAACCTACCCCAGAATCCGTATTTCAGCATCATAATGTGCAGATCCCTGAGAGAGGGAATGGTTTTGGAGTAGTTCAGAAGTTTAAGGCATTCTGCCAAACGCTCGTGATAGATCTGAATAAAGTGATCGAATTCCTTGACCTTGATATCCAGCGATGCAGATGTTGTGATCAGGTACCAAAGATCCTGGGCCGGACTGCCCCACTTGCCTATCTGCAGGTCCACAAATATGGTTCTATCGATCTCACCGTTGTCTTTGTAATTGAACATGATGTTGTTGGACCAGCAGTCGCCGTGGTTCAGCACATTAAATTCGGTCTCATCGACCTTGTTGATATGCAGGGCTTCTTCGAACACTTCAAGGGGGCTCCACATTTGCGCGATGTATTTTTCGACATTCTCGAGGTCCCACTGTTGCATCGCCTTGAGGAACATCGCCTGTCGCATCTCTCCCAGAGCCTCAAAAAGTTCACGACTCTGTTCGTTGTACATGGACAGGGAGTACAGGGGATCGTAGGGCCCATTTAATTCCCTGGCGACCACTGAGGCGGCATGGAGTTCGGCCAATTTCCGGAGCACATGACGCATGTGCGGCAGGTCAAATCCCTTTAGTCGATCGAAGTTCTTGAAGTGCTGCCGGCTCAGATCCTCGAAAACTAGGGTGATCAATTCGGCGGTGGCGTCGACGTGGAGGCACTTGGGTGCCAACTCAATTTCCAGGCCGGCCTCCTTGTAGAGCTTTACAAACTGCGGTATGTGCACCTCGTACATTTTCCTTTCCTTGGGGAACAATCCCATGCCATTAACCACATCTGCTCCGCTGTCCGCCTCCAGcatggtttttaaaatatacgAGACTTTCTGCTCGCTGCcatctgaaataaataaaatcgaaatatatttttttcctctAAGCTAATTTTCTaacattaataataaaataaattaaaataggAAAAAGCTAGAGATAGAtgattcttatttttataataccGTTTTAATTACTAACCCTGTAGCAAAATGTCCACGATGACCCGGATCATAATGGAGGTATAGTTCTCGCCAGGTGCGGTGGCCGCAACGGGTGTAAAGCTCAAAACCTTGTCAAAGGTTTCCACATCCTTCTGAAGAATTGGCAGGAAATAGTCCTCGTTCACCCACTTTGGTATATGCAGGTGCTCGTTGGGATTGACTGGTTTTTCTAATTTGCTGTTCGGCGACATTTTGGTGCTGATGCTGTAACcggaaaatcaattaaattactCTCGGTGGAAACGATCAACGATTCAAGATCAAActaattaaacaattttattataaatccGATTCATCTAAATTACAGTCAACGACTGAGAAAGCACCATATTACATGGAAGTTGTAAAAGTAAACAGGTGTATCGTTGATTAAAGTGGAAAATATAATAGGgtaaaactttaattattTTCGGTTTTGTCTCAATTATATAACATATTCGGCGGTTAACATTTTTTGGGAGTAAcattgatatttaattttgaatttttaaacttatgtttattttaatttttaatttttttaattgcttgtATTTGATTACAGACGGATAATCTTTTTCACtcgtttatttttcaatagaTCCTCACACACAGTGAATATATTTCCGTAAACTTTCTACCGAGCAAAGTTTATTTCCGCATTAAATGATTGTCTCCGAACCGCCCATCAAATTTGCAACAATTGTAATTTATTACTGACCGACTTTGTGGATTTCTAAATTGAACTTAAATTCCCGCTCGGAGAAAACACTGCGGCTGTGTCCGACGATTTCTAACGACAAACAAATACTGAATTTTCCGTGAGAATCCCATACTTTTATACTAATAGATCCCGCGTAGACAAGCGTAGCGGTTTGTGTGCCTACGTCTATGTGTTAGCGTAAAACTGATAGCGTATACTGGTTTTTCTTTAGGCGGACCCATATGTGATGTAGAACAAAGGTAATAATAGAACCATGTAATCAATTCCAATGTCTCtggataaaaaaaatcatcgTTGACCCATGTAAAGGCATTTGGAAGTTACGTTAGTGTTATTAACTTATCCCATTTCATCATGCCTACAACATGTTTTCTTTTCCAAGAGCTCTTAGAAAAGTTTCCTTATTATTTGCCATACATTATTGACTACACACAGATTTAATCTTAATGTCCAGGAAGGCGATATCATGTACAAAAGATCCTGCGCCAGAGAATCCCATTTGCATAGTTGTATGTAGGTCCACAAAAATGGTTCTATCAATCTCCACGCTCTCTTTGTAGTttaacattatgttattcgACCAAGAATCGGCATGGTTTAGAATATTAAAGTCACTCTCGTCTTCTTGattgattttattataatttactaATGATATTTAAAGTTCGCAACAGATCTATTACCACCCGGACCATAGTGGAGGTATAGTTCTCTCCGGGTGCCGTATCataattttatcaaagttATACACATATTTTTCAAGAATGTGACGAAAGTAGTCCTTAGTTGTCCACTCCGGAATGACCAAGGGTTCATTGGAATTGATTGCTCTggtaaaaaaaagttattatgaTGGAGAAGAAACCAGTTAACCTTCAAAGTATGCAAttgatatttataatttaaatatttcgagATTATTTTTAgtctatattatttttatttagtcCATGTGTCGCTTACGAAAATGAATTTCGGATCAGCCAGCTGCTTAGAAGTACTAACAGAAGAAGCAACCAGAACCAGAAACCAGAGCAACTAACCAGAAAGATTATTTGGTAAACCAAATAATGCACAGATGTATCTCTAAGTATGTGTAGAGCTGATGCTGACATGGAAATAGACAATTGTTGTCCAACAAATTAATTCAAATTCCGCAGTGCTGTTTATTTTTACTTCCCATATTCCGATCACATATTTTTACTCATACTACGATACAACTGAGAAATGTTAATTAAACCAGCCCCGTCATCCCGAATCGGAATAATTAAGGCTCGTCTAAGTTCGGGGAGTGTGCCATGATAATCTTCTTGTTCCCGTTGTGGCCTGATATTAAATGGTATCAATTTAGATTGGGGCTCAATTAGATTTAGTTTGTCGTCAGCGATTATGTCGTTATCAATTGCAAACGTAAAACAATGCGGAACATTCGAAATAAAAAGAGCGCAGAGCCATGACTGGctaaaaaaggaaattagtCTAAACAGTATTGATAAGGTGGCACTTGGCTATAACACAATAAAGACATTGTTTTTGAAATGATAGACACCCAATGGACGCCACTTCCATTCAATAAATCTTATCATTGAAATTGTATAAACCAATTCATTAACTATGTTcaattttcaatatattttgaGTTAATTTAGTCCTAATTGAGCAGGAATCGTTCCTCCATCCAGGGCAGAATTTCCTTCATCGCCTGGATGTATTTTCGGTTGGTGAACATGGCACACTTCATTTTGGAGGCATATCGTTCGTTGACCTCGTCCTCAAACTGACTCATCATCGCAATGGGTAGAGCGCGAGTCACCACCACATAGGCTGGAATCAACCCCATTGATAAGATTCGTTTTAGTTAATAGGGCTCCGTATACCCACCTGCCAGCCCGTTCCTACTGAGGGAATCGCGAATATCCTGTAGTTGCGGCAAAGTGCCTTGGCAGCTCAGAACTTTGAGATTATCCAGCAAATGATAGAAGTAATACTGTACCAATTCATCGAACTGGTTTAACTTAATATCCTTCTCGGCGGATGACAGGATGGTGTAGTAAAGATCAATAgcctgaaaatatattttattataaatagaaaaaatataataaattatacATAATAACTTTAAAAGATACCCACCGGAGATCCGTATTTTACCACCTGGAAATCGAGCAGGGCGGTTTCCACCACTTGACCGATATCGTCAAACTTAAGCATTACATTATTCACCCAGCAGTCGCAGTGATTTAAGACATTGAATTGTTTGGGATCGGGGACGTGAAGCTCCAATAACCTATCTACGAGATCTTGCTCCTTCTCCACGAATCGCTTGTGGAAATGGTCGCCCATGCGCCATCGTCGCAGCTGCGAAAGAAAGATGTCCGGATCGTTTATCTCCCGGAGAACGGATCGATTGCCCATAGTATAGACTCCTTTGGTCAGAAGGTTGCTGAAAGCCCCATGTTTTTCCACATACACGACGGAGGCGGCATGGAGTTGGGCCAGCTTCTTGAGCACTTGCTTCAGGCACTCTTCATTGAACCCCTCTTGCCGCACAACATTTCTATATCCCTGGGTCTTGAGATCCTCCAGTAGaatgtactgaacaccgatgCTGTGGTCCAGCTTGAAAGCCCTTGGGCCAAAGGTTATCTCCTTGCCCACCTCCCTGTACAGCTGCTCCAACTTGGGTAGGACATTGTGGTAGACATGTTGTTCCCGAAGGAACAGCTTCAGCTGACTCATCAACCTGGCCTGGAAGTCACTGCCGTGTGGGGCCTTCAGCACGAAGGATAACTTCTTTATCGTGAAGTCTGGTGACTGGACCTTCACCCGGATGGGAAGAAGGACCGTGCAGTTACGGAACTGGATGAGGTGGACGCTCGGAACTACCGTCAGGATGTGATCACCATCCCCAAGGATGGTCTGGACCGCCTGATTCAGGGACAGCGTAGAGACCCAATCGGGAGTTTTCGGTACTTTCATCGCTTTAAAAACACTTGCACAATTTTTACCCCAAAAATTTTGTAGTTAACAGAGTATAACTATTGAGTGAAATTTCTAAAGGAAGCTGCTGCTAAAATTAAAGTTATTAATATATGCTGCATGACAAgccaatttattatttaatcgaCAGTCGAAAGGTTATATTGAATATAATTAGTCATTTATTAACCTCCCCTTGAAATTTGTAGATGACGCCATTTAATAAGCATTATTATATTACGAATCCATCATTATGTCATTTGGGGGGTAATCACTTCCAGTCGAGCAACCCGCGGTTGTCCAACCATGGCAGCACCTCCGTCATCACCTGGACATATTTCGGGTTGGTGAACATGGCGTTCTTCATTTTGGACTCGTCGCTCATGTAGCTCTCCAGATTGGCGTTGTTGGTCTTGTCCAGCATGACAACGGGCAGCACCTTGGACACCACCATATAAGCTGTCGAAAGAGGAATTATGAATATGATATAATACAGATGATCTTTCAATACTCACCAGCCAATCCGTTGCGGAAAAGGGCTGCATGCAGGTTCTTCAACTTGGGCAGTGGTCGGTGGTATTGCAGCAGCTTCAGATTCTCGATCAGATTATCGAAATAGTAGCGCACCAAGTAGTCGAACTTGGCGGTCTTCAGTTCGGGGGCAGCCGAAGACAAGATCAGGTAGTACAGATCATTGGCCTACAAAAAAGGTAATTTAGGgtatttataaagatatttttttaataaataagtaTTTCTTACTGGACTTCCGTACTTTCCCACTTGGAAGTCCACGAACAGGGTCTCCTTAATGGTTCCAAAGGCATCGTGCTGGAACATTATGTTATTGGCCCAACAGTCTCCATGGTTGAGCACATTGAATTCCCTGGCATTGTACTGCTGATCCTGCAGCAGGCGATCTACCAAATAGTCGTCGCTATCAGCCTGataaaaatcaaaatgaaGAAAGGGTTACTCCCCCAAAGCAATGGATTTCCTTTCGAAGGACCCTCACCAACTTCTCGTAGATCTTCTGGGCATTCTTCCACTTCTTGAGCTGGGCCAAAAAGGCACCGGAGGCATTGAACTCCTGCAGCAGCTGGCGGTTGGCCTCACTGAACACTCCCACCGTGAACTCCTCCCCAAAGAGTCCGTGGTGCTCCACATAGCAGGCGGATGCCGCATGGAAGGCGGCTAGTTTCTCAAGGACCTTCTGCATGTGATCTAGGTCCAGGCCGGTCAGGCGATTGGCGTTCTTGAAGTTCTTGCGGTGCAAATCCTCCAGCAGAATATAGTCCACTCCAAGGTCACGATCCACCTTGAATGCCTGAGGAGCAAACTGAATCGGCTTGCCAATATCCGCATAGAGCTTCTCGAACTTGGGCAGAATGCTGTGGTACATAAGTTCCTCTTTGTGGAAGAGCTTCAACCTGGCCAGAATGGCGGCCATAACCTCATTATCATGCTGGGCCTTCAGGACAAAGGAAAGGCTCTTGGTACTGTGATCTGTTAGAAATAACCATTATCTATTTAATCCATTTGGTGGGCTTAGAATTGATCTTAACTCACCTATGAGTTCCACTTCAACCAGCAGTCGCAGGAACTGGGATGAATAGTTCTCACCCTCGCTGCTGCCCTTTATGGGGGTAACCGATATGATCTTCGCAAAGTCCCCTATCTGGGCCTGAACAGCCTTTTCTAGGGTGATGTTTGGCAACCATTTTGGCAGGTTTTCGGCTGGCACCTCAAGGGATCCATTCGATTTAGTAGCCTCAGTCATGTTGAATCTACCATAAAAGACATCCATTTATTTTctctaattaaaaatgtttggtCAACACAAACGACGAGCTGATAATAACGATTCAAACGCTTTTACTCTACAGTTAACACGGCTAACAGGTCGTATACATAACGATTGTTAGACCATTGTCAAACATAGGTGGCGCCTCTGCGTTTTTTGTTGGCGGCGCGGGATATTTGAACAATAAAATTCTCTACTCTTGGCCCATCCCATCCCATAAAGGTTCTTAAATACCTGTTTGTATTTAAAGGAATTGCATCATCTGAAGCCAACAACTTTATCTTGAAGAAGGGGTCTATTGGTTCGGCGAATTATTAGCAAAACGTTCCAGTACCCTAATTGATGCAATAAAAATATTCCTCTACATATGAATGACCATCAAATCGAATACATGTTCTCTGactttttctaaaaaaaagtcaTTGTTAATATAAACGTATATGTATGCATCTGCTATTATTTTCTAAAAGGAACACAAACCACTTAACATAGTAAGTATACAGAATTGCCAATGCCTTGTTTAAGTGTTTTCAGAAATACTTGAAGATAATTGTTGGACTTCCTGATAATCTAGAGTTTTCTGTGCAGTTAGCCATGTGTTTAGCTTACCTACTACCTATTCCATAGCAAATACATTCTTCTGTAGATAATTTCAGGCAAATCATCATCAATTTTTGTTGGGCATATGTGATTTAACAAATTGAACTTATTCGAATGCCGGTAATTACCGAACTTTGTGAGGCTTTCATTGATTAGGCAATTATCAGTATTATCGCTATTTAATGAGCAAAAATCATAAATCAGGTCACATGTCAGGTACTGAAACACCTGCGTGAGTTCATGTGCATTACGACACACAAATTGAGTTGTCCTACCTCTTCAGGATCAAATATTGGCATGGGGGTACACAAACATCACTATCAATGATCTTTATTCACTTTCATACGTA
This genomic interval carries:
- the LOC119550666 gene encoding uncharacterized protein LOC119550666, encoding MSPNSKLEKPVNPNEHLHIPKWVNEDYFLPILQKDVETFDKVLSFTPVAATAPGENYTSIMIRVIVDILLQDGSEQKVSYILKTMLEADSGADVVNGMGLFPKERKMYEVHIPQFVKLYKEAGLEIELAPKCLHVDATAELITLVFEDLSRQHFKNFDRLKGFDLPHMRHVLRKLAELHAASVVARELNGPYDPLYSLSMYNEQSRELFEALGEMRQAMFLKAMQQWDLENVEKYIAQMWSPLEVFEEALHINKVDETEFNVLNHGDCWSNNIMFNYKDNGEIDRTIFVDLQIGKWGSPAQDLWYLITTSASLDIKVKEFDHFIQIYHERLAECLKLLNYSKTIPSLRDLHIMMLKYGFWGPLTAMGVMVATFLPTDKDANIKMMMAPGPEADAIRYRTFINPFYARAMTQLLPFFQNKGLLKSA
- the LOC119558156 gene encoding uncharacterized protein LOC119558156, producing MTEATKSNGSLEVPAENLPKWLPNITLEKAVQAQIGDFAKIISVTPIKGSSEGENYSSQFLRLLVEVELIDHSTKSLSFVLKAQHDNEVMAAILARLKLFHKEELMYHSILPKFEKLYADIGKPIQFAPQAFKVDRDLGVDYILLEDLHRKNFKNANRLTGLDLDHMQKVLEKLAAFHAASACYVEHHGLFGEEFTVGVFSEANRQLLQEFNASGAFLAQLKKWKNAQKIYEKLADSDDYLVDRLLQDQQYNAREFNVLNHGDCWANNIMFQHDAFGTIKETLFVDFQVGKYGSPANDLYYLILSSAAPELKTAKFDYLVRYYFDNLIENLKLLQYHRPLPKLKNLHAALFRNGLAAYMVVSKVLPVVMLDKTNNANLESYMSDESKMKNAMFTNPKYVQVMTEVLPWLDNRGLLDWK
- the LOC119559165 gene encoding uncharacterized protein LOC119559165; the protein is MKVPKTPDWVSTLSLNQAVQTILGDGDHILTVVPSVHLIQFRNCTVLLPIRVKVQSPDFTIKKLSFVLKAPHGSDFQARLMSQLKLFLREQHVYHNVLPKLEQLYREVGKEITFGPRAFKLDHSIGVQYILLEDLKTQGYRNVVRQEGFNEECLKQVLKKLAQLHAASVVYVEKHGAFSNLLTKGVYTMGNRSVLREINDPDIFLSQLRRWRMGDHFHKRFVEKEQDLVDRLLELHVPDPKQFNVLNHCDCWVNNVMLKFDDIGQVVETALLDFQVVKYGSPAIDLYYTILSSAEKDIKLNQFDELVQYYFYHLLDNLKVLSCQGTLPQLQDIRDSLSRNGLAAYVVVTRALPIAMMSQFEDEVNERYASKMKCAMFTNRKYIQAMKEILPWMEERFLLN